From a region of the Paenibacillus sp. FSL R10-2734 genome:
- a CDS encoding CidA/LrgA family holin-like protein, producing MKKIVIGLLQVAGLTLFSILINAVTPLLHIPIPGSILGMIILFLLLEFGVIRLNWVEVGASWLLAELLLFFIPSAIGVMKYASILEADGLRILAVVVLGTFVVMASSGLLTSRIYKAKERKGSC from the coding sequence ATGAAAAAGATCGTTATAGGCCTGCTACAGGTAGCTGGACTTACGTTATTCTCAATACTTATCAATGCTGTGACCCCATTATTGCATATCCCTATTCCCGGAAGCATACTCGGAATGATTATATTGTTTCTCTTGCTTGAGTTTGGTGTCATTCGTCTGAATTGGGTAGAGGTTGGAGCTTCTTGGCTACTCGCCGAGCTATTATTGTTCTTCATTCCATCTGCAATAGGTGTAATGAAATACGCTAGTATTCTGGAAGCGGATGGATTACGCATTCTTGCCGTTGTCGTCCTGGGCACATTTGTTGTGATGGCCAGTTCCGGATTACTTACGAGTAGAATTTATAAAGCGAAGGAGCGGAAAGGATCATGTTAA
- a CDS encoding DNA-binding protein gives MEGKLTTIRSEIEKNLSRSGHNLASFSKICGLNRGSLSAILHGNPPKPMSLGQIDAIIKAFGFPDGWLYPLYVDECFNEEKVSRRRVEPFLIRCAELGKQQCIDDTLNRLLEYPKSLDIVYSIADKLFNKGKLEESMYFYKIITENESDSYSERLATSHFRIFMSVNAIVDTDEKLRAVITFAPFRGRLPENMQLDGLLRLTQLCFDLRRWKQMEGFADELRALANAVYREQLRTHGDRRSEEFKTQRPLVVYYGHGYLLKAISLTKQGQYEDAKKYTAGYAELGWFEMLDEHGYEAVEHFRLFAKANSFTLEMLVGNVDVLPAYTAFLADHPGEILAGLITIMDAANRYGFSADSVLTRFSREMQRFEQYQEPNNVDRLYRLYYQVAMYRINLEQYSVGVDYIIHCLELSIRQNNGKDFINCVTLFETNRDYATVIQQDKYRNLIREVRKNEKITIDDGQRVSIV, from the coding sequence GTGGAGGGAAAGTTAACAACTATACGCTCAGAAATTGAGAAAAATCTGTCCCGCTCCGGCCATAATCTCGCCTCATTTTCAAAAATTTGTGGCCTGAATCGTGGAAGTCTCAGCGCAATTCTGCATGGGAATCCACCGAAGCCTATGTCCTTGGGACAAATAGATGCAATCATTAAAGCCTTTGGCTTTCCGGACGGTTGGCTGTATCCACTTTATGTTGATGAATGCTTCAATGAGGAGAAGGTCTCACGCCGCAGGGTGGAGCCTTTTTTAATACGCTGCGCTGAATTGGGTAAGCAGCAATGCATAGATGATACATTAAATAGATTATTGGAATATCCGAAATCGCTAGATATTGTTTATTCGATAGCTGATAAATTGTTTAATAAAGGTAAATTAGAAGAATCTATGTATTTTTATAAAATCATAACTGAGAATGAGTCTGATAGCTACTCAGAGCGGCTCGCGACAAGTCATTTTCGCATTTTTATGTCGGTTAACGCTATTGTGGATACAGATGAGAAGTTACGTGCAGTTATCACCTTCGCACCTTTTAGAGGTCGTCTGCCAGAAAACATGCAATTGGATGGTCTGTTAAGACTGACACAATTATGCTTCGATCTACGCAGATGGAAACAGATGGAGGGATTTGCGGATGAACTGAGAGCATTGGCTAATGCTGTTTACCGTGAACAACTACGAACGCATGGAGACAGACGAAGCGAAGAGTTTAAAACACAACGTCCACTCGTCGTCTATTATGGACATGGATATCTACTCAAAGCAATTTCACTGACCAAGCAAGGACAATATGAGGACGCCAAGAAGTATACCGCAGGTTACGCAGAACTTGGCTGGTTTGAAATGTTGGACGAGCATGGTTATGAAGCTGTAGAACATTTTCGATTATTTGCAAAGGCCAATAGTTTTACATTGGAGATGCTGGTAGGGAATGTGGATGTTCTACCCGCGTATACTGCCTTTTTGGCTGATCATCCAGGCGAAATATTAGCGGGACTTATCACTATAATGGATGCAGCTAATCGTTATGGTTTCTCTGCTGATAGTGTACTCACACGGTTCTCGCGGGAAATGCAGAGATTTGAGCAGTATCAGGAGCCTAATAATGTAGATCGTTTATATCGGCTGTATTACCAAGTGGCTATGTATCGTATAAACCTTGAACAATATAGTGTAGGTGTCGACTATATTATACATTGTCTGGAGTTATCAATTAGGCAGAACAACGGAAAAGATTTTATAAATTGTGTTACTTTGTTTGAGACAAACAGAGACTATGCCACTGTTATTCAACAGGATAAATATAGAAACTTGATAAGGGAGGTGAGAAAGAATGAAAAAATCACTATTGATGATGGTCAGCGTGTTAGCATTGTTTAG
- a CDS encoding CidB/LrgB family autolysis modulator, with protein MLNALLFFALTIAVYLLAKRIYASTGKVYTSPLIITPVVMIIFLLITGIAYDSYNTGGKWLTDLLQPATMAFAIPLHKNFKVLKKHAAEIAAGVLSGTIVAVISSILLSKWLHLSGNLATSLIPRSVTTPIAMSVSESIGGIPSITAVFVIITGILGTMMGPTVLRIFRIENEIARGVSLGTAAHGTGTSKAFELSSLTGTISSIAMILSALLTIGVAPALLAIFIH; from the coding sequence ATGTTAAACGCTCTGCTGTTCTTTGCCCTCACAATTGCTGTATATTTACTGGCGAAACGCATCTATGCTTCTACTGGAAAAGTCTACACCTCTCCATTAATCATCACACCAGTAGTCATGATCATCTTCCTGCTTATAACAGGGATTGCTTATGATTCTTACAATACAGGAGGAAAGTGGCTGACGGATTTGTTACAGCCAGCAACTATGGCCTTTGCCATCCCTTTGCATAAAAACTTCAAGGTGCTCAAAAAGCACGCCGCCGAAATTGCGGCAGGCGTGCTTTCCGGGACGATAGTTGCGGTGATCTCTTCCATTCTGCTATCCAAATGGCTACATCTCAGCGGTAATCTTGCAACCAGTCTGATACCACGTTCGGTGACTACACCGATCGCCATGAGCGTCTCGGAAAGTATCGGCGGCATACCGAGTATTACGGCTGTCTTCGTCATAATTACCGGGATACTTGGTACAATGATGGGCCCTACAGTTCTCCGTATCTTCCGCATTGAGAATGAAATTGCACGCGGGGTATCGCTGGGAACCGCTGCGCATGGTACAGGAACATCCAAAGCCTTCGAGCTTAGTTCACTGACCGGAACTATCTCCAGTATTGCAATGATTCTGTCTGCGCTGTTGACTATAGGTGTGGCACCAGCTCTACTCGCGATATTCATCCATTAG
- a CDS encoding ATP-dependent DNA helicase produces the protein MNHTVALSVRNLVEYVFRSGSIEPGFHGTGSMVEGTRIHQKIQKQYKESDRKEVYLKTEISYGSLLYIVDGRCDGLLVSEDGKVTVEEIKSTSGLLDLLEVGHEVHWAQAMMYAYMVSLEQELTSIQVKLTYVHRATDEQKSLYRTLSLEELIAFVNDTVAKYAPYAEMMVHHDTKKEKSLRELSFPFPSYRKGQRHFAGAVYKSIVEKVSLFAQAPTGIGKTMSTLFPVLKAMGEGQAKGLFYLTAKTVTRIAAQEAISLLLTQGIQIHVITLTAKEKACFREEGICGKDSCSYADGYYDRINEAVMDLLKHETLMSRDTIALYAHKHKVCPFEFSLDAAYACDAVICDYNYIYDPRISLKRLTEERKRETVLLVDEAHNLVDRGREMFSASLLKAPFLEIQRQYKEMNRNLSVAAKSVNAFFISLRKICNEEGQGQWASFPEELPALLETFALEAEQELIHPSSSIVSLNGEGENVLLDTYFAVQGMLRTFKTYDERYITYAEVRRGDVYIKLFNLDPSYLLRQMSKSFRSQILFSATLSPLSYYRDMIGAVEEDYSLTVSSPFQKEQWEVTVLPISTRYHDREASLIPLTKALSQMVSKKGNYLVFFPSYLYLQNVYQAFTDNYPEIRTLMQDTGMSEQARESFLASFSPDNNETLLGFAVLGGIFSEGVDLPGDRLNGVMVVGVGLPQLGLERNLLRQYFNAKGKNGFDYAYVYPGMCKVLQAGGRLIRSETDTGIIVLADDRFLQSPYMHLLPEEWRDYLIHE, from the coding sequence CTATGGTTGAAGGAACAAGAATTCATCAGAAGATCCAAAAGCAATATAAGGAAAGCGACCGCAAGGAGGTATATCTGAAAACAGAGATCTCTTATGGTAGCTTACTCTATATTGTCGATGGGCGCTGTGACGGACTGCTTGTCTCAGAAGATGGAAAGGTTACGGTCGAAGAAATCAAGTCAACCTCCGGATTGCTGGATTTATTGGAAGTAGGACATGAGGTTCATTGGGCTCAAGCAATGATGTACGCATATATGGTATCGCTGGAGCAGGAGCTTACCTCTATTCAGGTTAAGCTTACCTATGTCCACCGGGCTACTGATGAGCAGAAAAGCTTGTACCGAACGTTGTCTTTAGAAGAACTGATTGCATTTGTTAATGATACCGTAGCCAAATATGCTCCATACGCTGAGATGATGGTTCATCATGATACTAAAAAGGAGAAGAGTCTTCGGGAGTTGAGCTTTCCGTTTCCCTCTTATCGAAAGGGACAACGACATTTCGCAGGTGCAGTGTACAAATCCATCGTGGAAAAGGTCAGTCTGTTCGCTCAGGCGCCCACAGGTATTGGAAAAACAATGTCGACGTTGTTTCCTGTCCTTAAAGCTATGGGCGAAGGACAAGCCAAAGGATTGTTCTACTTAACGGCTAAGACGGTTACCCGGATTGCTGCGCAGGAAGCGATCTCGCTGCTACTGACGCAGGGAATTCAGATTCATGTCATCACACTTACCGCTAAAGAGAAGGCATGTTTTCGAGAAGAGGGAATTTGCGGTAAGGATTCCTGTTCCTATGCGGATGGTTATTATGATCGGATTAACGAAGCGGTAATGGATCTGCTTAAGCATGAGACGCTGATGAGCAGAGACACCATAGCACTGTATGCTCATAAGCATAAAGTGTGCCCGTTTGAGTTCTCACTGGATGCAGCTTATGCCTGTGATGCCGTGATCTGTGATTACAATTATATATATGATCCTCGTATCAGTCTGAAACGGCTAACGGAGGAAAGGAAGAGAGAAACGGTCCTTCTGGTAGATGAAGCGCATAATCTGGTAGATCGGGGACGGGAAATGTTCTCCGCCTCTTTGCTGAAAGCCCCTTTTCTGGAAATTCAGCGCCAGTATAAAGAAATGAACCGGAATTTGAGTGTTGCAGCGAAATCGGTGAATGCTTTTTTCATCTCCCTTCGCAAAATTTGCAATGAAGAGGGGCAAGGGCAGTGGGCATCGTTCCCGGAGGAGCTGCCAGCCTTGCTTGAGACGTTTGCCTTGGAAGCAGAACAGGAGCTTATTCATCCAAGCTCAAGCATTGTTTCACTGAATGGAGAAGGAGAGAATGTTCTCCTGGATACATATTTTGCAGTCCAAGGAATGCTCCGGACATTTAAGACCTATGATGAACGTTACATTACCTATGCTGAGGTTCGTAGAGGTGATGTGTATATCAAGCTATTTAATTTGGATCCCTCGTATCTGCTTCGGCAAATGTCTAAGAGCTTTCGAAGCCAGATTCTGTTCTCTGCAACGCTTTCGCCATTATCTTACTATCGGGATATGATTGGTGCGGTGGAGGAAGATTATAGCTTAACGGTCTCCTCTCCTTTTCAGAAGGAGCAGTGGGAGGTAACCGTGCTGCCTATCTCCACACGTTATCATGATCGGGAAGCCTCCCTAATTCCACTGACTAAAGCGCTAAGCCAAATGGTTTCCAAGAAGGGCAATTATCTGGTGTTTTTTCCTTCATACCTTTATTTGCAAAACGTATATCAAGCCTTTACGGACAATTACCCAGAAATACGTACATTGATGCAGGATACGGGCATGAGTGAGCAAGCTAGGGAAAGTTTTTTAGCTTCATTCAGTCCAGACAATAACGAGACATTGTTAGGATTTGCTGTACTGGGTGGGATTTTTTCGGAAGGTGTGGATCTGCCGGGGGATCGTCTCAATGGGGTAATGGTGGTCGGCGTTGGTCTACCGCAGCTTGGTCTTGAGCGTAATCTATTGCGTCAGTATTTTAATGCCAAAGGTAAAAATGGCTTTGATTATGCCTATGTCTACCCAGGAATGTGCAAGGTATTGCAAGCTGGAGGCAGGTTGATTCGTAGTGAGACAGATACGGGCATTATTGTGCTTGCGGATGATCGCTTTTTGCAGAGTCCTTATATGCATTTGCTTCCCGAAGAATGGAGAGATTATCTTATCCACGAATAA
- a CDS encoding MarR family transcriptional regulator — protein MKKIGINGGNRENTENSVAHKLLAAMKRLHKAQWQKGVDGHKPSEMTLMICIEKWNHSDEEGLKVSEISRHLGFTPPTITQLINSLEAKQMVERHADPSDRRVVRVKLTESGKELTRRAEQYRDALLDELVRHLGEKETKQLTELLLKVHAFVEDNPPPNWDRLQMNGDEKLD, from the coding sequence GTGAAGAAAATTGGGATAAACGGAGGAAATAGAGAAAATACTGAAAATTCAGTCGCGCACAAGCTTCTTGCGGCGATGAAACGGCTGCATAAAGCACAATGGCAAAAGGGCGTTGATGGCCACAAGCCGAGTGAGATGACTTTAATGATATGCATTGAAAAATGGAATCATTCTGATGAAGAGGGTCTAAAGGTATCTGAAATCAGCCGCCATCTCGGATTCACACCTCCAACGATTACGCAGTTGATTAATAGTCTTGAGGCGAAACAGATGGTGGAAAGACACGCAGATCCTTCGGACCGAAGAGTTGTACGCGTGAAACTGACAGAGAGTGGAAAGGAACTCACACGAAGAGCAGAACAATATAGGGATGCGTTGCTTGATGAGCTCGTACGGCACTTAGGTGAAAAGGAGACTAAGCAGCTCACAGAACTACTGCTGAAAGTACATGCTTTCGTTGAGGATAATCCGCCACCTAATTGGGATAGGCTACAAATGAACGGAGATGAGAAGCTTGATTAA
- a CDS encoding ABC transporter ATP-binding protein: MIKLFKQLKPFRVAIGAVLILVFLQSIGDLYLPTLMSDIVDKGIVQGDRQYIWKIGSFMLLVAAGGALCSVIASYLSAKVAAGFGKLTRARVFNHVENFTLHEFDKLGTASLITRTTNDITQVQTVLTMMLRMMIGAPMMMIGGIIMAVSEDAKLSLIFVVVIPVLVGAIFFIGMKGLPLFKAIQIKLDKLNLVLREHLTGIRVIRSFNRIDHENKRFSEANRDLTDTAIKVNKIMAGLMPLMMIVMNFSMIAILYFGGIRIGDGDLQVGSLMAFIQYAMQIMFSLIMVSMMFVLIPRASASALRINEVLDMRPEFTDPSESELQTTAQATKKDGRDHMRGFVEFDNVSFSYPGAEQPALLNISFSARPGEVTAIIGGTGSGKSTLLSLIPRFYDVNEGSVRVNGVDVREMTQEELRSKIGYIPQKAVLFSGTINENIRYGKEDATDEEIIHAAKVAQAYDFVSAMKDGFESEIAQGGSNVSGGQKQRLSIARALVRKPQVYLFDDSFSALDFKTDAKLRAALKDETTESTVLIVAQRVSTVMDADRIIVIDEGEIAGMGTHRELLASSDVYREIVSSQLSEEEIA, from the coding sequence TTGATTAAATTATTTAAACAACTGAAGCCATTTCGAGTAGCTATTGGTGCTGTGTTAATTCTTGTGTTCTTACAGTCCATAGGCGACTTATACCTCCCTACACTGATGTCCGACATCGTCGACAAAGGAATTGTACAGGGAGATCGTCAATATATTTGGAAAATAGGTAGCTTCATGCTCCTAGTTGCAGCAGGCGGGGCCTTATGTTCGGTCATTGCCAGCTATTTATCGGCAAAAGTGGCAGCGGGGTTCGGTAAACTTACCCGTGCCCGTGTGTTTAATCATGTAGAGAATTTTACGCTGCATGAATTCGATAAGCTCGGTACTGCATCCTTAATTACGCGTACAACGAATGATATTACGCAGGTACAGACTGTACTTACTATGATGCTCCGCATGATGATTGGAGCGCCGATGATGATGATTGGTGGTATCATCATGGCGGTGTCTGAAGATGCGAAATTATCATTGATCTTTGTAGTAGTTATTCCTGTACTCGTAGGCGCGATTTTCTTCATCGGAATGAAGGGATTGCCGCTGTTTAAAGCGATACAGATCAAGCTGGATAAATTAAATCTGGTGCTGCGTGAACATTTGACGGGTATTCGTGTTATCCGTTCATTTAACAGAATTGATCATGAGAATAAACGCTTCTCCGAAGCTAACCGTGATCTGACAGACACAGCTATTAAGGTAAATAAAATTATGGCCGGTTTGATGCCGCTCATGATGATTGTTATGAACTTTTCCATGATCGCTATTCTTTACTTTGGTGGGATCCGGATTGGCGATGGCGATTTGCAAGTCGGCTCACTGATGGCATTTATTCAATATGCGATGCAAATTATGTTCTCCCTGATTATGGTGTCGATGATGTTCGTGCTGATTCCTCGTGCTTCAGCTTCAGCCTTGCGTATCAATGAAGTACTCGATATGCGGCCAGAGTTCACAGATCCATCAGAGAGTGAATTGCAAACAACGGCTCAAGCTACTAAAAAAGACGGCCGAGATCATATGCGTGGTTTTGTTGAATTCGATAATGTATCCTTCTCCTATCCTGGCGCGGAACAACCTGCACTTTTGAACATTAGCTTCAGTGCTCGTCCAGGTGAAGTTACTGCAATTATCGGTGGTACAGGTTCAGGTAAATCTACACTGCTTAGCTTAATTCCAAGGTTCTATGATGTTAACGAAGGTTCTGTACGTGTTAACGGCGTAGATGTTCGTGAGATGACACAGGAAGAGCTACGGAGCAAAATTGGTTACATCCCTCAGAAAGCGGTATTGTTCTCAGGTACGATTAACGAAAACATCCGTTACGGTAAAGAGGATGCTACCGATGAAGAAATTATTCATGCAGCTAAGGTGGCACAAGCCTACGATTTCGTATCCGCAATGAAAGATGGATTTGAGTCGGAAATTGCTCAGGGCGGTAGTAATGTCTCCGGTGGTCAGAAGCAGCGGTTATCCATTGCACGTGCGCTTGTGAGAAAACCTCAAGTTTATCTGTTCGACGACAGCTTCTCAGCACTTGATTTCAAAACAGACGCTAAGCTTCGCGCGGCACTCAAAGATGAAACCACGGAATCCACCGTTCTGATCGTAGCTCAGCGGGTTAGTACTGTTATGGATGCTGACCGGATTATTGTTATTGATGAGGGTGAAATCGCCGGAATGGGCACTCACCGTGAACTGCTCGCGAGCAGTGATGTGTACCGCGAGATCGTATCCTCGCAGCTGTCAGAGGAGGAAATAGCATGA
- a CDS encoding Gfo/Idh/MocA family oxidoreductase, with the protein MTLKVGIVGTGWFSKVHADLLAGMEDVHLQAVCGSSKAKGEDMARPYGAAGYGDITEMLDAEMLDAVYICVPPQSHGAIERSLIKRDIPFFIEKPLSMTTEIPASLLQDIKEHNLLTSVGYHLRYQENIRRLKETLRGDKVGMIMGQWMGGMPGVAWWRDQKQSGGQFTEQTTHIVDLVRYLAGEVKEVYGMFGNRIMHEQHEGVSVADVGTVSLKLENGIIANISNTCVLPDQVGSVGLSFYNDRGLLDWNPERLLEVRSGNSTEFENTGNPYLVESEAFLHAVRTGDRSRILSDYEDGYKTLKVTCAAYDSAQSGLPVKL; encoded by the coding sequence ATGACATTAAAAGTGGGTATTGTGGGTACGGGTTGGTTCTCTAAAGTACATGCTGATTTGCTGGCAGGAATGGAGGATGTTCATTTGCAGGCGGTCTGCGGAAGCAGTAAAGCCAAAGGTGAGGATATGGCACGTCCATACGGTGCTGCTGGATATGGTGATATTACGGAGATGCTGGATGCAGAGATGCTTGATGCTGTTTATATTTGTGTACCTCCACAATCTCATGGTGCAATCGAACGTTCATTAATTAAGAGGGATATTCCTTTTTTTATAGAAAAGCCGCTTAGTATGACTACTGAAATTCCTGCGAGCCTGTTGCAAGATATTAAAGAACATAACTTATTAACCTCGGTGGGGTACCATTTACGCTATCAAGAGAACATTAGACGTCTGAAAGAAACTTTGCGTGGTGACAAAGTCGGTATGATTATGGGCCAATGGATGGGCGGCATGCCGGGCGTAGCTTGGTGGCGTGATCAGAAGCAGTCGGGAGGGCAATTCACAGAGCAGACTACGCATATTGTTGATTTGGTGCGCTATCTGGCTGGAGAAGTGAAGGAAGTATATGGCATGTTCGGAAACCGAATTATGCATGAGCAGCATGAAGGTGTAAGCGTCGCAGATGTGGGTACTGTATCCCTAAAGCTTGAGAATGGAATTATTGCTAATATTTCAAATACATGCGTTTTGCCTGATCAGGTGGGTAGTGTAGGTCTTAGCTTCTATAATGATCGGGGATTACTGGACTGGAACCCGGAGCGTCTCTTGGAAGTGCGAAGCGGAAATAGTACCGAATTTGAGAATACAGGGAACCCATATTTAGTAGAAAGTGAGGCCTTCCTACATGCTGTACGGACGGGAGACCGCTCACGTATTCTAAGTGACTATGAGGATGGATATAAGACGCTCAAAGTAACCTGCGCCGCCTACGATTCAGCACAAAGCGGATTGCCTGTTAAGCTCTGA
- a CDS encoding LysR family transcriptional regulator, whose translation MDIRQLEYFVQAARMKSFTRAAESLYITQPTISKMIRNMEIELEADLFYREGKSIRLTDAGEILFTKAQNIVESFASLSSELDSLRNLEQGLIHIGLPPMVGASFFPSVIGQFHKRYPQVTIRLHEDGAKKVEEDVEAGLLDIGMVVLPVNTAKFHCFTFVEENLELILPIGHRLAGADFVSLSELAEEEFVLFREDFTLHDRIITECVKAGFQPKVIYESSQWDLISKMVAAGMGIALLPETICRDMDRSRLVVVPLTDPVIPWEIAMAWRRDRYLSFAAREWISFAKRLLRGQDPNELPDDPMNHTE comes from the coding sequence ATGGATATCCGACAATTAGAATATTTCGTTCAAGCGGCACGAATGAAAAGCTTTACTAGAGCTGCTGAATCATTATATATAACACAGCCTACGATCAGTAAAATGATCCGGAATATGGAGATTGAGCTGGAGGCAGACTTGTTCTACCGTGAAGGGAAGAGTATCCGACTTACAGATGCGGGGGAAATTCTGTTCACCAAAGCACAAAATATCGTGGAGTCGTTCGCCAGCTTGTCGTCCGAGCTGGATAGCTTACGAAATCTGGAGCAGGGTCTTATTCACATCGGTCTGCCTCCTATGGTAGGCGCGAGTTTTTTTCCTTCGGTGATTGGTCAATTTCATAAACGATATCCGCAGGTTACGATTCGTCTGCATGAGGATGGGGCCAAAAAAGTAGAGGAAGATGTAGAGGCGGGACTGCTGGACATTGGGATGGTCGTGCTGCCCGTAAATACAGCCAAGTTTCATTGCTTCACTTTTGTCGAAGAGAACCTTGAGCTTATTTTACCAATTGGGCATCGATTAGCTGGAGCAGACTTTGTATCCTTAAGTGAGCTAGCGGAGGAGGAGTTCGTTCTGTTCCGCGAAGACTTCACATTACATGATCGGATTATTACGGAATGTGTAAAGGCTGGATTTCAGCCGAAGGTCATTTATGAGAGCTCACAATGGGACTTAATCAGTAAAATGGTAGCCGCGGGAATGGGAATCGCATTATTGCCGGAAACCATTTGCCGCGACATGGATCGCTCACGCTTGGTCGTCGTTCCTTTAACAGATCCGGTAATTCCTTGGGAGATTGCTATGGCATGGCGTAGAGATCGTTATTTATCTTTTGCTGCACGCGAATGGATTTCTTTTGCTAAGAGGCTATTGAGAGGACAGGACCCAAATGAATTACCCGACGATCCGATGAATCATACTGAATAA
- a CDS encoding aspartyl-phosphate phosphatase Spo0E family protein — MTLYQGSSENVYRRDYREDELFVTIESLRCELLEVAEQRSLSDHAVLELSERLDSYILLAQHKMMENLRSRKSGATAYGRSSKAAITIS, encoded by the coding sequence GTGACACTATATCAAGGTTCTTCCGAGAATGTTTATAGAAGAGACTACAGAGAAGATGAGCTGTTTGTGACTATAGAGAGCCTTAGATGCGAATTGCTGGAAGTCGCGGAGCAGCGGAGTCTTAGTGACCATGCTGTCTTAGAGCTAAGCGAACGACTGGACAGCTATATTTTGCTGGCACAACATAAGATGATGGAGAATTTGCGCAGCCGCAAGTCAGGTGCAACAGCCTACGGCAGAAGCTCAAAAGCTGCAATTACAATAAGTTAA